CGTTAATCGACAAAAAGGTGGTGGCCATTGCCTACGAAACCGTCGAGCTGGCCGATGGCAGTTTGCCTTTGCTTACCCCAATGAGCGAAGTTGCCGGCCGTATGGCCACTCAAATTGGGGCCCGCTTCCTCGAGCGGCCGCAGGGTGGTATCGGTATGCTGCTGGGCGGTATCCCCGGTGTAAAAGCTGCCAACGTGGCCGTCATTGGCGGCGGCATTGTGGGTACTAACGCCGCAAAAATGGCCGTTGGTATGGGCGCTAACGTTACCATCTTGGATAGCAACCCTAAACGCCTGCGCGAATTGGACGATTTATTCGGCAACAGTGCTCAAACTTTAATGAGCAACAGCGCCAACATTGCAGAGGCCGTTAAAGAGAGCAATTTAGTGATTGGCGCCGTGTTGATACCGGGCGCCAAAGCTCCTAAACTGGTTAGTGAAGAGATGGTTAAAGCGATGAAGCCACGCTCGGTGATAGTTGATGTGGCCATCGACCAAGGCGGCATTTTTGCCACGATAGACCGTATTACCACCCACGCCGAACCCACTTACGAAAAGCATGGGGTGGTGCATTATGCCGTAGCTAATATGCCCGGCGCCGTGCCGCGTACCTCTACTTTTGGTTTAACCAATGTAACGTTGCCTTATGCCTTATTGATTGCGAGTAAAGGCTACAAAGCTGCTTTAGCCGATAACAAAGCCTTGCTTAAAGGTTTAAATGTTTATCAGGGTAAAGTTACTTACAAAGCGGTATCAGAGGCCTTTAGCTTGCCTTTCAGCGAGGCAACTGCACTCTTATAGCGCATAAATTGCTTTAGCACCGTAAATTTAAAGCCGTCTGTTAGGACGGCTTTTTTATCACATAGAAATTTTTTAATTACCTTGTCTGGCTAAAGCGCGGCGCTGGGCCCAAGTAAGCCTTTCGGGCTCGGCAGTGGCGGGAGCAGTTTCTTCAGCGGCGGCAATTACAGCTGCTGCGGGGCTGACGGTAGTGGCCGGCCCACCGGTAGCTACTTGCTGCGATGAAGCGGCGGTAGCCGCCGGAGCTGGGGTATTAACGGCAAAGTTTATTAATAAATTTTGCCGTCCGCCACCGG
This genomic stretch from Spirochaetaceae bacterium harbors:
- the ald gene encoding alanine dehydrogenase, yielding MTIGVPKEIKNNENRVAMTPTGVEVMVKAGHQVFVETNGGNGSGFTDAEYVAAGATMVTAKEAWGKEMVVKVKEPLKEEYAYFYEGLILFTYLHLAAEEELTKALIDKKVVAIAYETVELADGSLPLLTPMSEVAGRMATQIGARFLERPQGGIGMLLGGIPGVKAANVAVIGGGIVGTNAAKMAVGMGANVTILDSNPKRLRELDDLFGNSAQTLMSNSANIAEAVKESNLVIGAVLIPGAKAPKLVSEEMVKAMKPRSVIVDVAIDQGGIFATIDRITTHAEPTYEKHGVVHYAVANMPGAVPRTSTFGLTNVTLPYALLIASKGYKAALADNKALLKGLNVYQGKVTYKAVSEAFSLPFSEATALL